GCAGCCGCCGAGGGCACCCACGAGGAGAAGCTCGCGGTCTTTCGCCTGGTGCGCGACGAGATCGTTGCAGACGTCGAGCGAGAGTTCGTACAAGGAAGCGCGGACAAGCGACGAGCTTGAGAGGAAGAATGCCGCAGCCGAGGCTTGTTCACTTCGCCATGGCCGCTTTGCTCGTCGCCTTACTAGCGACGTCATGCGCGCGGTCCGACAACTTCCAAACGGAACTTCGAAGGGTGCAGAGCGCGCTAGGTACCGACAGTTTCACGAACCACTCCCGGCCGAGCGCATCAGGATACGGCATAGTTGCGGATTGGCATTATCAAGTGGTCGGCGATGTCGCAGGAGTCGGAAGCGACCTCGCGCGACGTGTCCCGAAGGACTACCGCCAGGTAGAACAGTCCATCGGCATCCTTGAGTTTGCAAGAACTGACGGAGATGACACTTACTACCTGAAGTTGGTGCTATCAGCTGCCGGCCCTGGCAGGATTGCGATTTCAGCTACTCTACGCTGCTTGCCTGATTAGCAAGGACGAAGCGCCGAGTCAGACCTGGATCTCCATGCCCTCGCTGGCGGCGCGCACCTTGGGGTAGTGGTCGCGCGCGGTCTTGACGATGCTGTCGATGCACTCGTCGGAGTGGTCGGGGTCGTGGTGGAACAGGACCAACTCCTTGGTCCCGCTCTCCATCACGATGTTGACCGCCTCGCGCCAGTGGCTGTGGCCCCAGCCGCGCTTCTTGGCGGCGTACTCCTCGGGCAGGTACTGCGCGTCATAGATGAGGACGTCGGCGCCCGCGGCCAGCTTGCGCACATTCTTGTCGAAGATGGGATGGCCGGGTTCGTTGTCGGTGGCGTACACCAGCACGTGGTTCTCGGTCTCCAGGCGGAAGCCGAGACAGCCCTGCGGGTGGTTCAGCCACATGGATTGGATCACGCAATCGTCGAAGGCGATGCGGTCTTCCTCGATGTCGTAGAAGTGCCGGTGCGCCGCCATCTCGCTCATGTCCACGGGGAAGTAGGGGTCCGACATCTGTTCCTCGATGGCGCGCTGCAGGCCCCGCGAGCGGCTGGATGAGTGGAAGAAGAAATAGTTCTCCGGATTGTCGTACAGCGGCTGGAAGAAGGGGATGCCCTGGATGTGGTCCCAGTGGAAGTGGGAGATGAAGATGTGCGCGTGGATGGGCTTGTTCTCGAATTCCTTGGTCAGCTGCTTGCCCAGGTTGCGGAAGCCGGTGCCGCAGTCGAAGACGTAGATGTTCCCATTGACGCGCACTTCGACGCACGAGGTGTTGCCCCCGTATCGCAGGTTCTCCGCCTGCGGGGTCGGTGTCGATCCTCGCACGCCCCAGAACTTGACTTGCATGCGTCTCCGCCGGCTTTAGCGGCCGGCCCTATGATCGTGCGTACCAAGGGCGCCCCTGATAAACGCACCAATCCTTACGTGCTCATCGCCAGTATATGGCAAGGCTGTGGCACAGACGCTCGTATGGATCCGCGCCGATGCGCTTAGGGGAGAACGATTTGCGCCATGAGCGGCAGAAGTATAAGCCAACTAAGCCTCGGCAAGTCAATACTTTCGGAGGCACCAGACGTGCCGGAATGAGTACTCAGCCCTGGGTACTCGGTTCGGGGCAGGCCTAAAGCAGATGGCCTCGCCTGCCCCTAACCGGTCGAAAACGCTTGGGAGCATGACGAGTCCGTATAATCACCCGAGATTCGACTGAGAACTGAGCACCGGGTACTGGGTACTTCTTTATGCTGCGCCCCGATTACAACGAATTCGCTCGGGTGGCCAAGGATGCCACGCTGGTGCCGCTGTCGCGAACCATCACTGCGGACCTTCAGACCCCGGTGTCGGCCTTCCTGAGCGTTGCGGCCAAAGAGCCGTATTCGTTCCTGTTGGAATCGGTGGAGGGCGGAGAGAAGATCGGGCGCTACACCTTCCTGGGGGCGCGACCATACATGATCGTGAGGTCTCGGGGGCCGGAGGTCGAGGTCGAGCGCCGCGGCCGCTGCGAGCGCCGCGAGGGAAACGTCTTCGAGGTCGTGCGGCAGTTGCTGACCGCGCACCGCCCGGCGCACATCGAAGGCCTTCCGCCATTCACCGCGGGCGCGGTCGGGTTCTTTGCCTACGACATCGTGCGCCGGTTGGAGCGGCTGCCCGAGCGCGCGCGCCGCGATACCGATGTGCCGGATTGCGTGCTGATGTTCTTCGACCGCCTGCTGGCGTTCGACCACGTGCGCCACCAGATCCACATCCTGGCCGCCGCCGACGTCAGCCGCGAGAAGCCGCGCCAGGCCTACGACCGCGCCCTGCGCGACATCGCCGCCCTGGAGAAGAAGCTGCGCGCTGGAGTCCGCGCCGCCGATCTGCGCGCCAAGCCGATCCGCGGAGCAATGAAGACGAAGTCCGCCACCTCGCGCGAGCAGTTCATGAAGAGCGTAGCGCGGGCGAAGGAGTACATCGCCGCCGGCGACGTCTTCCAGGTGGTGCTCTCGCAGCGGCTGGAATTCGTTCCCGGGGCAGCTCCGTTCGACATCTACCGCGCGCTGCGCACGGTGAACCCGTCCCCGTATATGTACTTCCTGCGCATGGGCGACAACCGGGTCATCGGCTCGTCGCCGGAGATGCTGGTGAAGGTGACGGGCCGGCAGCTCGAATACCGGCCCATCGCGGGCACACGTTGGCGCGGCAGTGACGACGCTGAAGACAAACGCCTGGAGCAGGAATTGCGCTCCGACGAGAAGGAACGCGCCGAGCACGTCATGCTGGTCGACCTGGGTCGCAATGACATCGGGCGGGTCAGCGAGTACGGGACGGTGAA
The window above is part of the Terriglobia bacterium genome. Proteins encoded here:
- a CDS encoding MBL fold metallo-hydrolase, with amino-acid sequence MQVKFWGVRGSTPTPQAENLRYGGNTSCVEVRVNGNIYVFDCGTGFRNLGKQLTKEFENKPIHAHIFISHFHWDHIQGIPFFQPLYDNPENYFFFHSSSRSRGLQRAIEEQMSDPYFPVDMSEMAAHRHFYDIEEDRIAFDDCVIQSMWLNHPQGCLGFRLETENHVLVYATDNEPGHPIFDKNVRKLAAGADVLIYDAQYLPEEYAAKKRGWGHSHWREAVNIVMESGTKELVLFHHDPDHSDECIDSIVKTARDHYPKVRAASEGMEIQV
- the trpE gene encoding anthranilate synthase component I, with protein sequence MLRPDYNEFARVAKDATLVPLSRTITADLQTPVSAFLSVAAKEPYSFLLESVEGGEKIGRYTFLGARPYMIVRSRGPEVEVERRGRCERREGNVFEVVRQLLTAHRPAHIEGLPPFTAGAVGFFAYDIVRRLERLPERARRDTDVPDCVLMFFDRLLAFDHVRHQIHILAAADVSREKPRQAYDRALRDIAALEKKLRAGVRAADLRAKPIRGAMKTKSATSREQFMKSVARAKEYIAAGDVFQVVLSQRLEFVPGAAPFDIYRALRTVNPSPYMYFLRMGDNRVIGSSPEMLVKVTGRQLEYRPIAGTRWRGSDDAEDKRLEQELRSDEKERAEHVMLVDLGRNDIGRVSEYGTVKVRDLMYVERYSHVMHLVSAIEGKLREGLGPLDAFAACFPAGTLTGAPKVRAMEIIEELEPVRRGVYGGSVLYADFAGNLDSCIVIRTLMMDRKKAFVQAGAGIVADSDPQREHEECLNKARAVLRAVELARQGL